A genomic window from Pecten maximus chromosome 4, xPecMax1.1, whole genome shotgun sequence includes:
- the LOC117326072 gene encoding LOW QUALITY PROTEIN: sucrase-isomaltase, intestinal-like (The sequence of the model RefSeq protein was modified relative to this genomic sequence to represent the inferred CDS: inserted 1 base in 1 codon; deleted 3 bases in 3 codons) has translation MVDCSKKRIAIVALVVIVLAALIAPIAYFVTREDKRKTDKTPSVVTPAIAGEPQRLSDRINCIPESEGNVVKITKDLCEDRNCEFIPATTTLNAACVFPVRKESGFSVVGNEIPTSMGWKVYLQQKGLPAFNSTPFKRPYFEVQMPDENLIRFKFDDEGENRFHVPINLQMEGQKTNKMAYELTITDRENFAFRITRKSSGAVLFDTSVGGLSLLDQFLQLSTVLPSENVYGFGENIHESFRHDLNFRSWPMFSRDQPPFHKKNSNLYGVHPFYTCVEPDGNAHGVLLLNSNAQDYSFTPHPMLTYRTIGGVLDFYMFLGPSPENVIQQYTHAVGRPFMPPYWSLGFQLCRYGYNSLENLMAAVNRTRDYGIPHDVQYADIDHMNNSKDFTVNHVDFAGLNDSFTALRKGGMRTVIMLDPCFVSNVSGYEPYDRLTQIRGGVMWHGGVENDTKDTTGAILGYVWPNGKVVFPDFFKNSTRNLWKNLVLEHRKRLIFDGLWIDMNEPANFGTNQDRPFNWNENVKPYWSLKCPRSKYDDPPYRTMAAYVHDGDDYKDAAARLSNKTICMVATQGNNDELLHYNVHSLYGRIQSPPTISALREASGERSMVLSRNTFPGSGKYVGHWLGDNDSAWPGLASSIIGMLEFNLFGIPYIGADICGFFGDTTVELCKRWMQLGAFYPFSRNYNTLDSTVEQDPGALGEDVARASRDALETRYWLLPYLYTLFHNAHVHGNTVVRPMHHEFPLDDVALGIDRQFLWGRSLLISPILEQGQTKLVYYVPEGRWYDFYKPGSFVEGPKMNEMSVDGNSPISLHVRGGSILPMQEPARNTTYSRKNAMKLLVALDKPDLEGGSAEGELFWDDGTSIDTFENGKYILMKFLAEDQILSMTVVGGSPELANDLVLTTVHVYGVSTNVHDIHIITSNEYHTNFTYDSENQVLIVRNLNLSLNTTFQFHWIDGNQRIDCYPERLGGQIDVTEKTCSERNCLFHPTDDNAPDCYFPPDYGFIAGNEIQTETGWAVNLRGRGKHPFLKAIDIITFAVEMLDNAMLKFKIYDPRKSRYEVPLKMNIPSPTRRPADPRYDIIVTNKNPFHFQVIRKSTGDSFVSNSSSLWDTSVGGLTFEDQFLQIATRLPSRNVYGFGENVHTSLKHDMNWTMWPMFARDQPPGSGKNPRDPKNLYGVHPFYTCMEEDGHSHGVLLLNSNSQDYAFTPLPMLIYRTIGGILDFYMFLGPEPETVIQQYTGVIGRPMMPPYWALGFQLCRYGYENISNLQAAVERTLSAKIPFDVQYADIDHMDEQKDFTIDQENFSGLQEYFSELRDKGMRTIIILDPCLLANKTYEPYQKMSNQDGLVTWPANYAVPNDSSDGNGALLGYVWPNGKVVFPDFFKTRTQDVWISLITNHSQELPFDGLWIDMNEPANFGTNEERPWNWPANTTDWSLKCKEGDPYEDPPYRSMAAFQSDDSKNLHRISEKTICMVARQGENDIYRHYDVHNLYGWSQSKPTLDGLQRAHSGKRGVVISRSTFPGSGQYVGHWLGDNSADWDHLRLSVIGIIEFNLFGIPYIGADICGFFGKPSAELCKRWMQLGAFYTFSRNHNTKGPPDQDPAVFDESVTKASREAMETRYWLLPYLYTLFHHAHVLGNTVIRPLHHEFPSDRATYGIDRQFLWGPALLISPILEEGQDEVRAYLPRGTWYDFYSGKHLXGDQYLPVPVDQDSKIPLHIRGGYVIPMQVPANNTVYSRKNTFAITVALSSDGKRASAEGDIFFDDGEAIDSYKSGNYGFAKFIATERGLKLRVGRIFSSTEDTFAVGEIRVLGIREKITVAYINGSLQHHDVRHHQTNNTLIISNLALSMTEEFNIEWFTERKLETYEMERISCYPDLDNTASSESAADVCRLRGCIWNNTFHKNIPPCYINKTSHGYINNGTRSYFDENNMVLKWKNKTKLFGGNIPYVEFVVQNISENILRLKYMDLEYRRYEVPITVNRTISRKKQDDDYRVEYGENNHGTFFVKVIRQSTNTVIWDTSLGGFTFAEQFLQMVVKLPSKNMYGFGENRHFSFQHDFEFKRWPMFSRDNGVNWGDYANLYGVHPFYLNIEDSSGNAHGVLLLNSNAMEIELNPLPSLTYRTIGGILDFYIFLGPTPEQVIQQYTSVIGHPYLPPYWSLGFQLCQYGYNNLQAMKAAVDRTKSADIPHDVQYADIDHMQERRDFTIDQANFGGLQEYFKELQSNGMRTIIILDPALITNVTDYLPYIKGVEKDIFIQWPNATSSPDYHEFNRTDMLGYVWPQGKVVFPDFLNPETRDYWRDLIVNHHKNLSFDGLWIDMNEPANFGTNEEHPWNWDENVKPYWSLKCPTSRWDDPPYKPKAIFGPRLSEKTLCMVAVQDNHRYLHYDVHSLYGWSQTEPTLHALRESTGERGIVISRSTYPSSGRYAGHWLGDNDSAWSDLHDSVIGILEFNLFGIPYIGADICGFFGNSTSELCERWMQLGAFYTFSRNHNTINTSPQDPAYFGPGVAASSRRALVVRYTLLPYLYTLFYHAHVHGGTVIRSLAHNFPSDPTTWSIDTQFMWGQAFMITPVLHQGRTELDVYFPVGRWFDYYTGEEMNVSSSFKVVPAPHDVIPLFVYGGRILPTQLSANTTAYSRRNPMSLLVVLNENGSAEGNLFWDDGKSIDTVENHQYYLLSFSFKSNNLSMTVDQKPLNADTFADTLFIKNVTIYGGNVWNTISVNSRPHSDFLRDDLLNVCYVTNLNLAVKDTFLISFQ, from the exons ATGGTGGATTGTAGCAAAAAACGGATAGCTATAGTAGCATTAGTTGTGATAGTTTTAGCAGCACTTATAGCACCTATAGCGTATTTCGTGACGAGAGAGGACAAACGAAAAACCGACAAGACGCCATCTGTCGTTACTCCTGCTATAGCAGGTGAACCACAACGGCTGTCGGACAGGATCAACTGCATTCCGGAGAGTGAAGGAAACGTTGTCAAGATAACAAAAGATCTGTGCGAAGATAGG AACTGTGAATTTATTCCTGCAACTACAACCTTGAATGCTGCCTGTGTATTCCCAGTTCGGAAGGAGTCCGGGTTTTCCGTAGTTGGAAATGAAATTCCCACAAGTATGGGATGGAAGGTCTACCTCCAACAGAAAGGATTACCTGCATTCAACAGTACTCCATTTAAAAGACCGTACTTTGAGGTTCAGATGCCTGACGAAAATCTCATTCGATTCAAG TTTGATGACGAAGGCGAGAACAGATTCCATGTCCCGATTAATCTTCAAATGGAAGGTCAAAAGACAAACAAGATGGCGTACGAACTGACGATAACAGACAGAGAAAACTTCGCCTTCCGGATCACCCGGAAGTCGTCGGGAGCTGTTTT ATTTGACACATCTGTTGGAGGACTGTCTCTATTGGATCAGTTTCTACAGCTCTCCACAGTATTGCCCTCGGAGAACGTGTACGGATTCGGAGAAAATATCCACGAGTCTTTCCGTCACGACCTCAATTTTCGTTCGTGGCCGATGTTCTCCCGGGATCAGCCGCCATTCCACAAG AAAAATTCGAACTTATATGGTGTCCATCCTTTTTATACGTGTGTTGAACCAGATGGCAATGCGCACGGAGTTCTACTTCTCAACAGTAATGCGCAAG ATTACTCATTTACACCTCACCCAATGCTAACTTACCGGACGATAGGAGGCGTCCTGGACTTCTACATGTTTCTGGGACCCTCCCCCGAGAACGTCATCCAGCAATATACCCAT GCAGTTGGAAGACCTTTCATGCCGCCATACTGGTCTTTAGGATTCCAGCTTTGTCGCTATGGCTACAATAGTTTAGAGAATTTGATGGCTGCTGTCAATAGAACACGTGACTATGGTATTCCTCAT GATGTACAATACGCCGATATTGACCACATGAATAATTCCAAGGATTTCACGGTCAACCATGTGGATTTCGCTGGTTTGAATGATTCATTTACTGCTCTCAGAAAAGGTGGAATGAGAACGGTTATTATGCTG GACCCGTGTTTTGTCAGCAATGTGAGTGGCTATGAACCTTACGACCGTCTTACTCAGATCAGAGGGGGAGTGATGTGGCATGGTGGCGTAGAGAACGACACCAAGGACACTACTGGAGCAATCCTCGGTTAT gTTTGGCCGAACGGAAAAGTTGTATTTCCAGATTTTTTTAAGAATTCGACCCGAAATCTGTGGAAAAATCTTGTGTTGGAACACAGAAAACGTCTGATTTTCGACGGTTTGTGGATT GACATGAACGAACCGGCAAATTTTGGTACAAACCAAGATAGACCTTTCAACTGGAATGAAAATGTCAAGCCATACTGGTCATTGAAATGTCCCAGGAGTAAATATGATGATCCGCCGTATCGAACAA TGGCCGCTTATGTTCATGACGGTGATGATTATAAGGACGCGGCAGCACGTTTATCAAACAAGACGATTTGTATGGTGGCCACGCAGGGCAATAACGACGAGCTTCTTCACTACAATGTCCATAGTTTGTATGGGCGGATTCAGTCCCCGCCGACAATCAG CGCGTTGAGGGAGGCTAGTGGGGAACGTAGCATGGTCCTTTCCCGAAACACATTTCCCGGAAGTGGCAAGTATGTTGGGCACTGGCTAGGGGACAATGACAGCGCATGGCCGGGCTTGGCGTCATCAATCATCG gtatgcTGGAGTTCAATTTGTTTGGGATTCCTTAT ATAGGAGCAGACATTTGCGGATTCTTCGGTGATACTACGGTTGAGTTATGTAAACGTTGGATGCAGCTTGGTGCGTTTTATCCCTTCTCCAGGAATTACAATACTCTTGATTCTACTGTG GAACAAGATCCAGGTGCATTAGGGGAGGACGTTGCCAGGGCGTCACGTGATGCCCTAGAGACACGCTACTGGCTCCTTCCATACCTTTACACATTATTCCACAACGCGCATGTGCATGGCAACACAGTCGTCAGACCTATGCATCATGA ATTTCCGTTGGATGATGTAGCTCTCGGAATTGACCGGCAGTTCTTGTGGGGAAGATCTCTCCTCATCTCTCCCATCTTGGAACAG GGACAGACCAAactggtgtattatgtaccgGAAGGCCGTTGGTACGACTTTTACAAG CCCGGGAGCTTTGTGGAAGGACCAAAAATGAACGAAATGTCTGTGGACGGCAATTCTCCGATATCTCTGCATGTTCGTGGAGGAAGTATCCTCCCAATGCAGGAACCAGCAAGAAACACCACATACAG TCGAAAGAACGCGATGAAGTTACTAGTAGCCCTAGACAAACCCGACCTAGAAGGAGGGTCGGCCGAAGGAGAGCTGTTCTGGGATGACGGGACTTCCATTG ATACGTTTGAAAATGGAAAATACATCTTGATGAAGTTCCTTGCTGAAGAT CAAATCCTGTCGATGACCGTTGTTGGGGGTTCACCTGAGTTGGCAAACGACCTGGTCCTGACCACTGTTCATGTCTATGGTGTGTCGACCAACGTTCATGACATCCACATCATAACGTCTAACGAATACCACACCAACTTTACGTACGACTCCGAAAACCAG GTTCTGATTGTACGAAATCTAAACCTGTCGCTCAACACGACATTCCAGTTTCATTGGAT TGATGGTAATCAAAGGATTGATTGCTATCCGGAACGTCTCGGTGGCCAAATTGATGTAACGGAAAAGACGTGTTCCGAACGTAATTGTCTGTTCCACCCAACTGACGACAATGCCCCAGATTGCTACTTTCCACCAGATTATGGTTTTATAGCAGGGAACGAAATTCAAACAGAAACAGGCTGGGCGGTTAACCTG CGTGGAAGGGGAAAGCACCCTTTCCTAAAAGCTATTGATATCATTACGTTCGCTGTTGAAATGTTGGATAACGCCATGTTGAAATTTAAG ATATATGATCCAAGAAAGTCTCGGTACGAAGTtccattaaaaatgaatattccTTCTCCAACACGACGGCCTGCAGATCCACGCTATGATATCATCGTGACCAACAAGAATCCTTTCCATTTTCAAGTGATAAGGAAAAGCACAGGGGACAGTTTTGTAAGTAACTCATcttcatt ATGGGACACGAGTGTAGGCGGTCTGACGTTTGAGGACCAGTTCCTTCAGATCGCGACTAGGCTTCCATCTCGGAACGTTTATGGATTCGGAGAAAACGTGCACACGTCCCTTAAACATGACATGAACTGGACCATGTGGCCGATGTTCGCCAGGGACCAACCTCCAGGCTCAGGCAAA AATCCAAGGGATCCAAAGAATCTGTATGGCGTTCATCCGTTTTACACGTGTATGGAGGAGGATGGTCACTCCCACGGAGTCCTGCTTCTCAACAGTAACTCCCAAG ACTACGCTTTTACGCCGTTACCGATGCTGATTTATAGGACCATTGGTGGAATACTGGATTTCTACATGTTTCTGGGACCGGAACCGGAAACTGTTATTCAGCAATACACAGGG GTAATAGGCAGACCAATGATGCCGCCATATTGGGCCTTAGGATTTCAGCTGTGTCGCTATGGGTACGAAAACATCTCAAATCTACAGGCTGCTGTGGAAAGAACGCTGTCTGCAAAGATTCCATTT GATGTACAATATGCCGATATAGATCATATGGACGAACAGAAAGACTTCACAATAGATCAGGAAAATTTCAGTGGATTGCAGGAATACTTCAGCGAGCTTCGCGATAAAGGCATGAGAACCATTATAATATTG GATCCGTGTCTGTTGGCTAATAAGACGTATGAACCGTACCAGAAGATGAGCAATCAAGACGGACTCGTCACATGGCCGGCGAATTATGCTGTGCCAAATGACAGCTCGGACGGAAATGGAGCGCTTCTTGGCTAT GTTTGGCCAAATGGAAAAGTAGTTTTTCCTGACTTCTTCAAGACGAGGACACAAGACGTATGGATAAGTCTCATCACCAATCACTCGCAGGAACTTCCTTTTGATGGATTATGGATCGATATGAATGAGCCGGCAAATTTTGGTACCAACGAGGAGCGTCCGTGGAATTGGCCAGCCAATACTACTGATTGGAGCTTAAAGTGTAAAGAAGGTGACCCATATGAGGATCCCCCGTATAGATCAATGGCTGCTTTTCAGTCCGACGATAGTAAAAATCTTCATCGAATATCGGAGAAGACGATTTGCATGGTTGCCAGACAAGGTGAAAATGACATTTATCGTCATTACGATGTGCATAATTTGTATGGCTGGAGTCAATCCAAACCAACACTTGACGGTCTCCAAAGGGCACACAGTGGCAAACGGGGTGTAGTTATCTCTAGATCAACCTTTCCAGGCAGTGGACAATATGTTGGACACTGGCTAGGGGATAACTCGGCTGACTGGGATCATTTAAGACTATCTGTCATTGGTATCATTGAATTCAATTTGTTTGGGATACCGTACATTGGAGCAGACATATGCGGGTTCTTTGGAAAACCGTCAGCGGAGTTGTGCAAGAGATGGATGCAACTTGGCGCATTCTACACTTTCAGCAGAAACCATAACACTAAAGGGCCGCCAGACCAGGATCCTGCAGTTTTTGACGAAAGTGTTACTAAAGCTTCCCGTGAAGCTATGGAGACAAGATACTGGCTTCTTCCATACCTGTATACTCTTTTTCACCATGCCCATGTACTGGGCAACACTGTTATCCGACCACTCCATCACGAATTTCCCTCAGATCGAGCAACTTACGGTATTGACAGACAGTTTCTATGGGGACCTGCCCTGCTAATATCGCCTATATTAGAGGAGGGCCAGGAC GAGGTAAGGGCATACTTACCACGTGGGACATGGTACGATTTTTACTCAGGGAAGCATT ATGGAGACCAATATCTTCCTGTTCCGGTTGATCAAGATTCAAAGATTCCCTTACATATCCGAGGAGGGTATGTGATCCCTATGCAAGTTCCTGCCAATAATACCGTATACAGTAGAAAAAACACATTTGCCATAACAGTTGCTCTATCCTCGGACGGTAAACGCGCCTCAGCAGAGGGAGACATATTCTTCGACGACGGTGAAGCAATAGATTCATACAAAAGTGGCAATTATGGCTTTGCTAAATTTATTGCTACCGAGAGAGGATTGAAACTTCGCGTGGGACGAATATTCTCATCAACAGAAGATACATTTGCTGTTGGTGAGATCCGTGTTCTTGGAATCAGAGAAAAGATCACTGTAGCGTATATAAACGGCAGCTTACAACATCACGATGTTCGCCACCATCAAACAAATAATACTCTCATCATTTCAAATCTAGCTCTCAGCATGACCGAGGAATTCAATATTGAATGGTTTACTGAACGTAAGTTAGAAACATATGAGATGGAAAGGATAAGCTGTTATCCAGACCTGGATAACACAGCATCGTCTGAGAGTGCGGCAGACGTGTGTCGGCTACGAGGCTGCATATGGAATAACACATTCCACAAAAACATTCCACCATGCTACATCAACAAGACCAGTCACGGATACATAAATAACGGCACGCGAAGCTACTTCGATGAAAATAACATGGTACTTAAATGGAAAAACAAGACGAAGTTATTTGGAGGTAATATACCGTATGTGGAATTCGTAGTACAAAACATATCTGAAAACATTCTGAGACTGAAATACATGGACTTGGAATACAGAAGGTATGAAGTTCCTATTACAGTCAATCGAACAATATCAAGAAAGAAACAAGACGACGATTATCGTGTAGAATATGGGGAGAACAATCATGGAACATTCTTCGTAAAAGTTATACGACAAAGTACTAATACGGTAATTTGGGATACGTCTCTAGGAGGGTTCACTTTCGCCGAACAGTTCTTGCAGATGGTTGTCAAGTTACCCTCAAAAAACATGTATGGATTTGGTGAGAATAGACATTTTTCATTCCAGCATGACTTTGAATTCAAACGTTGGCCAATGTTTTCCCGCGATAATGGCGTGAATTGGGGTGATTATGCAAACCTTTATGGCGTGCATCCATTCTATCTAAACATCGAAGATTCTAGTGGAAACGCTCATGGAGTTTTACTGCTTAACAGTAATGCTATGGAAATAGAACTGAATCCTCTACCTTCTCTAACCTACAGAACAATCGGGGGCATCCTAGACTTTTATATCTTTCTAGGGCCGACACCGGAACAGGTAATTCAGCAGTACACTAGTGTTATTGGTCACCCGTATTTACCTCCCTACTGGTCTCTTGGGTTCCAACTTTGCCAATATGGGTATAATAATCTTCAGGCAATGAAAGCGGCCGTAGACAGAACAAAATCGGCTGATATTCCCCATGATGTACAATATGCCGACATAGATCATATGCAAGAAAGGAGGGACTTCACAATAGATCAAGCCAATTTTGGTGGTCTTCAGGAGTATTTCAAGGAGTTACAAAGCAATGGCATGCGTACCATTATCATACTGGATCCAGCATTGATTACAAATGTCAccgattatctcccttatataAAGGGAGTTGAGAAGGACATTTTTATTCAGTGGCCTAATGCAACGTCGAGTCCAGATTACCACGAATTCAATCGAACGGATATGCTAGGTTATGTATGGCCTCAAGGTAAAGTTGTATTCCCAGACTTTCTGAACCCTGAAACACGGGACTATTGGCGGGATTTAATCGTGAACCATCATAAAAACCTGTCGTTTGATGGTCTGTGGATAGACATGAACGAGCCGGCTAACTTTGGTACAAACGAGGAGCATCCATGGAATTGGGACGAGAACGTGAAACCGTACTGGTCGTTGAAATGTCCAACTTCTCGATGGGACGATCCTCCATATAAACCGAAAGCGATATTCGGACCTCGACTGTCAGAGAAAACATTGTGTATGGTGGCAGTACAGGACAACCACAGATATTTGCATTACGACGTTCACAGTTTGTACGGCTGGAGTCAGACAGAGCCCACTCTTCATGCTCTTAGAGAATCAACTGGGGAAAGGGGAATTGTCATTTCGCGATCAACGTATCCGTCCAGTGGTCGTTATGCGGGGCATTGGCTTGGTGACAATGACAGCGCATGGTCAGACCTTCATGATTCTGTTATAGGTATACTGGAGTTTAATCTCTTTGGTATCCCATATATTGGAGCAGATATCTGTGGGTTCTTTGGAAATTCAACATCGGAGCTATGTGAACGCTGGATGCAGCTTGGCGCCTTCTATACATTCTCTAGGAATCACAACACCATTAATACATCACCCCAAGACCCGGCGTACTTTGGTCCCGGAGTGGCAGCCTCCTCGCGACGGGCACTTGTGGTGCGCTACACGTTGCTTCCTTACCTTTATACGTTATTTTACCACGCGCATGTCCACGGGGGTACCGTCATTCGGTCTTTAGCGCACAATTTTCCGAGTGATCCAACCACTTGGTCCATTGATACACAGTTTATGTGGGGACAGGCCTTCATGATTACTCCAGTTCTGCATCAAGGCAGAACAGAGTTAGACGTTTATTTTCCCGTTGGTCGTTGGTTTGACTATTATACTGGTGAAGAGATGAATGTCTCCTCTTCGTTCAAAGTTGTACCAGCACCTCATGATGTCATTCCATTGTTTGTATATGGAGGACGCATATTGCCCACACAGCTCTCAGCAAACACTACTGCATATAGTAGGCGAAACCCAATGAGTTTACTCGTAGTGTTAAATGAAAACGGATCAGCCGAAGGAAATTTATTTTGGGATGACGGAAAATCTATTGACACTGTTGAAAATCATCAATATTACCTCTTGTCCTTCTCATTCAAATCAAATAATCTCTCTATGACAGTTGATCAAAAGCCGCTAAATGCAGACACCTTTGCTGACACTCTTTTTATCAAGAATGTTACAATTTACGGCGGAAACGTGTGGAACACTATTAGTGTAAACAGTAGGCCTCATAGTGATTTCCTTAGGGATGATCTTCTGAATGTATGCTATGTTACAAATTTGAATTTAGCTGTGAAGGATACCTTTTTAATTTCATTCCAATGA